TACGGCCACACAATATGCTAGAAATGCTATATTTTCTGGACTTATGCCTGCCGATATGGAAAAATTATTTCCTAATTTATGGAAAAATGACACCGATGAAGGTGGTAAAAATTTACACGAAGCAGTGTTTCTAGAAACGCAAATGAAGCGATTAGGGCTTACCAACCTTAATTACGAATATCATAAAATTACCAGTTTAAAATCTGGAAAAAAACTTGCAGAAAACTTCAAATCACTAAAAGAAAACGATTTATCAGTTATAGTTTACAATTTTGTAGATATGCTTTCCCACTCTAAAACAGAGATGGAAGTTATAAAAGAACTAGCTTCCAATGATAAAGCTTACCGCTCACTTACCTTAAGTTGGTTTAAAAACTCGCCTTTATTAGAAATGATTCAGCAAGCTAATCAACTGGGTTTCAAGTTAATATTAACTACCGATCACGGCACAATTAATGTTAAAAACCCTTCAAAAGTTATTGGCGATCGTGATACTAGTTTAAACTTACGTTACAAAACTGGACGTAGTTTAACTTACGACAAAAAGGAGGTCCTTGAAGCTAAAAACCCAAAAAACGTTCACCTGCCGTCAATTAACATGAGTAGTTCTTTTATTTTCGCAAAAGGAGATTCTTTTTTCGCTTATCCTAACAATTACAACCATTATGTGAGTTATTATAGAAATACCTATCAACACGGTGGTGTTTCTTTACAAGAAATGATTATACCTTTCGTGGTTTTTAATCCGAAATAAGCACTTATTTTCTACTTAGGTTTTAAATAAACAAATTATTAATTTTGAGCACCTAAATTTTTTGAAAATTGAAAATAACTTACGAATTATCTGAAGCAGAGCAAGTCGCTAAAGACATTATTAACCAAGCCAAAACCAAAACCATTTTATTTTATGGCGATATGGGTGTTGGTAAAACCACATTAATTAAAAAAATTGTTGAAGTTTTAGGTAGCGAAGATGAAGTGAGCAGTCCTACTTTTTCTATTGTAAATGAATACAATTTAAAAGATGGTAAATTGTATCACTTTGACCTCTATCGTCTAAAAAGCACAGAGGAAGCTTACGATTTTGGTATTGAAGATTATTTAGATTCTGGTTGTTGGACCTTAATTGAATGGCCTGAAAAGGTAGATATTAGTTTGTTTGATGAATATGACGAAGTTCGTATTAATTTGGACACCCATAACAAACGTACTTTAGAGCTTATTTAAAAAGTTGTGTTTTTTGTATTCTTATTAGATAGTCGATAATATTTAACCTTTATTTGAATAAAATGGTAACCTGGTTCGAGCGTTTAAGATTTTTTTTCAAAATTAGTAACGGGCAAACCTTTTACCTAAAACCTTTTGGTAAATTGTTAAAATACATTTCTAATTTCAGAATTTAAATCATATTATTGTTGTCCGATAAAAAACAGAATTAGCTAAAAAAGCTTTGGTGTTGGCCTTTTTTATTGATCGCACTCTTTATTTTGAAAACAGAACCTCCTTATGGGTCAAAAAGGCTTAATTGCCCAATGTTTTTGGTTGTAATCTCTTCCCAATTAGCTTCTGGGTTTTTCAGGAATTTGAACAAATCGATATATGTCATCAAATGGTATCGTATGACGGACATCATATTGGAATAAGCCCAGTTTCTTTGGGTTTTTCTTTGGATCACAAGCATAATGAGCTGGATTATCAAACTGACCCAGATTTGTATTTCGATGGCATTTTGATTGTCTCCCAAAAAATACTTTAGCGGAAAGTTCTGTTTAAGCCGCTTGAACATCGTCTCAATCTGCCACCTATTTTTATAGATGTCGGCTATTTTGTCTGCATCAAGATCATAATTATTAGTGATGAACTCATAAACTTTTTGGTGCTTTTCGTGCCAAAAAGCGATTCTCCTCAGGGAAAAAGCATTGCCGTTTTTGTCCGTAAGCCCTATTTTTTCGTCCTTTAAGACAGCATCGTCCACTTTATTGGAGATATCAAACTCTTCAAGGCTTGTATAGCGAGCATTGTCCTTTTGCCGAGTCACAAAGTAAACATCTTCCAGTGTCCATTTTTGGTATTGCTCATAATCCACATACCCTTTGTCAAAAACCACATAAGAGCCCTTCTTGAGTTCCAGGTCTTTTAAAAAGGTGTGGTCGTGCGTGGCCGCGCTTGAAAACTTAATCAGACAAGGAACGTCTTCCATGGCGTTTATCATAGTATGCATCTTGATACCTCCTTTCTTTTTGCCGTTGAGCGGGTTCCTTCCTACACCTTTAAGAATGTCACTAAATAGGGGTATGGTCGAGGAATCAACGATTTTAAGGTTCTTCACTGCAGGTTCTAAGGGTCTGCTGTCCGATAAAAAGCGATGGTAACGTTTGTAGAGTAAATGATAAATATCGGCAAATACTTCAGAGCTTCTTCTCCTGTTAGCATCTGACAAGGTACTGCGTTTTGGAAAGTCCGTGAGTCCTAGATGGTTGATCTTTCCCTCGCAGGCAAGCATAATACTGGAAACCTCACGAAGTGAGCTACAGCCACTGATCACGGTAAATACCATAGTGGCCAAATGCTCATAGGTGGTAAACTTTTTGGTATAGCGATCGCTGTTGTGCTTTTTGGCTGTCCGATGAACATCTTTGGGCAAAATGAAATTTAATACCTGTTTGATTATGGGGTGTCCGATAAAGTTTTTACTTTTATTCATATCTTGGATGTGTGATAACTTCAAGATACAAAATAAGCGGGAAATCCTATCTTGGAAATCCCGCTTTTTAAATCTTTTATCGGACACTAATGAAATCATATAAATTATACATTCATTTTTAAAATTTATTTATCAAGAATCAACATCATTATAAAATTTATTTGTAATTTGAATTTTTATTAAGCGTACCTTGTAATGGCCAAGCAATTATCACCTTTTACGAAGCAACAACTTATCCCACAGGAAGAAACTCTAGAGATTTTCAGAAAAAAAGGAGAATTATTTATAGGTATTCCTAAAGAAACGGCATTTCAAGAAAAACGTATTTGTTTAACTCCCGATGCCGTATACGCCTTAGTAAGCAATGGGCATCGTGTTTTATTAGAATCTGGCGCCGGCAATGGTGCCAATTTTAGTGATCGAGATTATAGTGAGGCTGGCGCCGAAATCACCAAAGACACGGCTAAAGTTTTCTCTTGTCCTATGATTTTAAAAGTAGAACCCCCTACTCTGGATCAGATAAAATTGATAAACCCACAAACCATTTTAATTTCTGCGTTACAATTAAAAACACAAACTAAAAAATATTTTGAAACTCTGGCAACCAAGCGCATAACGGCTTTAGCATTTGAGTTTATTCGCGATACCGATGGCAGTTACCCTGCTGTAAAATCGTTAAGTGAAATTGCAGGAACGGCTTCGGTTTTAATTGCAGCCGAGTTGTTATCTGAACCTAAAAATGGTAACGGCCTTATGTTTGGCAACATCAGTGGTGTGCCGCCTTTAGAAGTGGTAATTCTAGGCGCTGGAACTGTTGGTGAATTTGCTGCTAGAAGTGCGCTTGGCCTAGGTGCTGGTGTAAAAGTTTTTGACAATTCTATTACAAAATTACGACGTATTCAAACGCATTTAGGGCGTCCCATATTCACTTCTACCATCCAACCTAAAAATTTAGCCAAAGCTTTAAAACGATGTGATGTACTTATTGGAGCCGTACGCGGATTAAACAGGGCCCCAATTGTTGTTACAGAAACTATGGTAGAATCTATGAAAAAAGGCGCTATTATTATTGATGTTAGCATTGATATGGGAGGTTGTATTGATACTAGCGAAGTGACATCTCACAAACAACCTACTTTTTTAAAACATGATGTTGTCCACTATTGTGTACCTAATATCCCTGCACGTTATCCACGAACAGCTTCCGTTTCTATTAGCAATATCTTTACGCCATATCTTTTAAAAATTGCCGAAGATGGCGGTATAGAAAATTCTTTAAGATTAGATCGAGGTTTAAAAAATGGGTTGTACTTTTACCACGGAATTTTAACCAGCAAATCTGTAGGTGAATGGTACGATTTAAAATATAGCGATATAAACTTGCTTATATTTTAAAAGTTCACCCATTTATTGTTCTCAACTTTTTTAAATGAAACTTATTCAACGTATTGGCTACTACTTAGGTGGCTTTTCTTTAGGCTTAATAATTTTGGCTTTTTTTTTAAGCGGCAAAAAAACATCTTGTAGCTATGGCCCAGATGCTAGAGTATTAAAAAATATAAATTCTAAAAAAATTATTTATAGTCCCGAGGTTAAGCAATCCATTAATGATAAGGATACCGACTCCTCTGAAATTTCTACAATCTTAAAAAAAGGCGATATCAACTTCTCTAACAGTAATGCCAGGCAAAAACCTTGTGGCGTTTATAGTATAGAAGGAGAACACAATAACAGAAATATTCTACTTACGGTTGAAAACTGTGATAGTATTGCCACTATTAAAAGCTTTAAATTAAACTCGTAGTATGATAAAACGATGTTTTGATTTTGTTTTTGCTTTGATTGGGCTTGTGTTGCTTTTGCCCTTCTTTCTTATTATTATCATTGTTATTAAGTTCGATTCCCGAGGACCAGTTTTTTTTATCCAAAAACGTGTTGGAAAAGACAACGAAGACTTCGATATCTATAAATTTAGAACCATGCGTGTTAAATCCGATAACAAAGGTCTTTTAACCATAGGCAACCATGATTCTCGAATAACAAAAGCAGGTTATATTTTAAGACGTTATAAAATTGATGAATTGCCTCAATTAATTAACATTATTAAAGGCGATATGAGTTTTGTTGGACCAAGACCAGAATTACGTCATTATGTGAATTATTACACCGAAGATGATATGAAAATTTTTCAGGTTAGACCTGGAATTACTGGGCTTGCTTCGTTAAAGTATAGAAATGAAGTCGAATTATTAAAAAAAGCAGAGGATCCCGAAAAATTTTTTATTGAAACCATAATTCCAGATAAATTAAAATATAATAAGAAATACATTGAAAAGCGAAACATTTTTTTCGATTTAAAACTTATCGGATTAACCATCATTAAGGTTATTGCCAAATAAATCCCTATGAGCGTAAAATCCTTTTAACGCTGTTAAAGTTAATTTCAAAAATCCTATTTTTCACCAAAGAAAGCTCTAATGAAACCATCTACTGTTAAAACAATAGATGACTTATTAAAAGATTCCGGTCTATTTTCATTCGTGAAAAGGACAACTAAGCCTCATGAGTGTTTCGATTTTTCTAATGAAATTATTTTAATCACTGGTGCCGCAGGAACAATTGGTAGCGAACTAACCAAACAATTAATTTCCAGTAAATACCAAAAACTTATTCTAATTGATTTTGCAGAATCACCTTTATATAGCTTAATTAAAGATCTTGAATTTGAAAACACAACAAACATTGTTTTCAAACTTTTAGATATCACCGATAAAGCGGCCTTAGAATCTATATTTTCTTTTATTGTTGTCCGATAAAAAACAGAATTAGCTAAAAAAGCTTTGGTGTTGGCCTTTTTTATTGATCGCACTCTTTATTTTGAAAACAGAACCTCCTTATGGGTCAAAAAGGCTTAATTGCCCAATGTTTTTGGTTGTAATCTCTTCCCAATTAGCTTCTGGGTTTTTCAGGAATTTGAACAAATCGATATATGTCATCAAATGGTATCGTATGACGGACATCATATTGGAATAAGCCCAGTTTCTTTGGGCTTTTCTTTGGATCACAAGCATAATGAGCTGGATTATCAAACTGACCCAGATTTGTATTTCGATGGCATTTTGATTGTCTCCCAAAAAATACTTTAGCGGAAAGTTCTGTTTAAGCCGCTTGAACATCGTCTCAATCTGCCACCTATTTTTATAGATGTCGGCTATTTTGTCTGCATCAAGATCATAATTATTAGTGATGAACTCATAAACTTTTTGGTGCTTTTCGTGCCAAAAAGCGATTCTCCTCAGGGAAAAAGCATTGCCGTTTTTGTCCGTAAGCCCTATTTTTTCGTCCTTTAGGACAGCATCGTCCACTTTATTGGAGATATCAAACTCTTCAAGGCTTGTATAGCGAGCATTGTCCTTTTGCCGAGTCACAAAGTAAACATCTTCCAGTGTCCATTTTTGGTATTGCTCATAATCCACATACCCTTTGTCAAAAACCACATAAGAGCCCTTCTTGAGTTCCAGGTCTTTTAAAAAGGTGTGGTCGTGCGTGGCCGCGCTTGAAAACTTAATCAGACAAGGAACGTCTTCCATGGCGTTTATCATAGTATGCATCTTGATACCTCCTTTCTTTTTGCCGTTGAGCGGGTTCCTTCCTACACCTTTAAGAATGTCGCTAAATAGGGGGATGGTCGAGGAATCAACGATTTTAAGGTTCTTCACTGCAGGTTCTAAGGGTCTGCTGTCCGATAAAAAGCGATGGTAACGTTTGTAGAGTAAATGATAAATATCGGCAAATACTTCAGAGCTTCTTCTCCTGTTAGCATCTGACAAGGTACTGCGTTTTGGAAAGTCCGTGAGTCCTAGATGGTTGATCTTTCCCTCGCAGGCAAGCATAATACTGGAAACCTCACGAAGTGAGCTACAGCCACTGATCACGGTAAATACCATAGTGGCCAAATGCTCATAGGTGGTAAACTTTTTGGTATAGCGATCGCTGTTGTGCTTTTTGGCTGTCCGATGAACATCTTTGGGCAAAATGAAATTTAATACCTGTTTGATTATGGGGTGTCCGATAAAGTTTTTACTTTTATTCATATCTTGGATGTGTGATAACTTCAAGATACAAAATAAGCGGGAAATCCTATCTTGGAAATCCCGCTTTTAAAATCTTTTATCGGACACTAATGATAAGTAAACAAAAAGCCTGTCACCTTATATTAAAATTTAGTGCTCGTAATCAACCATCGGGTAACACTTTTACTTTTAATATGGGCGATCCAATTAAAATAAAACATATTGTAGAGCGCTTATTATTTAACTACAATAAAGTGCCCGACACTTCAAAAATTAAAGTTACCAAGTTACGTGGTGGTGAAAAGCTCGCAGAAGATTTAGTATCAGATTCTGAACAACATTTATCAACCAATATTCAAGACGTTTATTTCGTTGAAGCCGATAAAAACAGGAAAACCTGTATTAAAATCAACTTTAAAAAATTGGAATCGATATCTCCAAATGATCCTCCAGATTACATTAAATCCGTATTATTAAGCTATCTCTAATAAATTTTGGTTTTAACTTAAACGATCCCAAAAAACTAAGTCATTTCTTCCATATAAAGCTAAAATTAAATCAAAGAAATTAGCTCTTGATTATAATTTTATATAAAAACTCCTTAATTTCACGGCTTCTAAATTATGACACCAAATATGAACTCTATTGCAGCCAATGATAGTCTCATTCATTTTAATGATACTTGCTATTCATCTTTAAACGAATATTTAGCCGAAAAGCATTTTTCTAAAATTTTTATCCTTGTTGATGAAAACACACATCAATACTGTTTACCACTTTTTTTAGAAAAATTACAGACAGAAGTTACTATTGAAATTATTGAAATTGAATCTGGAGAGGTAAATAAAAACATCGATACCTGTGTTGGCGTTTGGAATACCTTATCGGAATTAGATGCAGATAGAAAAAGTTTGATGATTAATATTGGTGGTGGCGTTATTACCGATTTAGGCGGATTTGTCGCTTGTACTTTTAAACGTGGAATCGCTTATGTAAATGTACCTACCACGCTCCTATCTATGGTTGACGCCTCTGTGGGAGGAAAAACTGGTGTGGATTTAGGCGCCTTAAAAAATCAAATAGGCGTTATAAGCAATGCCGATTTGGTTTTAATAGACACAAAATACCTTGATACTTTACCAAAAAATGAAATGCGTTCAGGCTTAGCAGAAATGTTAAAACATGGTCTTATTACTGGTGAATCGTATTGGAGTAATTTTGAAGATTTATCGAAACTTTCTTTAAAGGATTTAGATCGATTAATATACGAATCGGTTGAAATTAAAAAGAATGTTGTTGAAATCGACCCTTTTGAAAATGGATTAAGAAAAACCTTAAACTACGGGCATACACTTGGCCACGCCATTGAATCGTATTTTTTAAGTAGTCCTAACAAAACCACCTTATTACACGGTGAGGCTGTGGTTATAGGCATGATATTGGCGTGTTATATATCTACCCAACTCACAGGTTTCCCTAAAGAAAAAACAGATGCTATTAAAAGCTTGTTAACGGGTTATTATGGTAAAGTAGATATTAATGAACAAGAATATGCGCCTATAATAGAATTGCTTAAATACGATAAAAAGAACACCCATGGCAATATTAATTTTGTTTTACTAGAAGATATTGGAAAAACGAAAATTGATTGTTTGGTTGAAGAACAAATGATTATTGATGCTTTTAATTTTTACGCGAGTTAATATCCCTACGGCTTTAACCGTTAAAACGCACTTTATATTTTTTTGATGTTATCTCGTTGGTAAATTTGGGAAGCATTAAAATTTAGACATTAGTGCTATATTGTATTTTAAATAAATAATAAACCCCGTAAATGATCTTTAGGTATCAATTACGGGGTTTTTAATTGGTCCGTTTTAATATGTATTTAATTCCATTCTAATTAATCAATCCTGTCCTAAACATTTTTGATCTAATCAAAAGTCAACGATTTTACTGGTAATTAGCCATGTTTTTTATCTTTTTCAAAAAAGAACCCCTTGTGTATAATTTTGTTTGGGGGGAGGCTGCTCGTTAAAAGGGCTATCAATCCATTTTTGCAAATCCACTTTGACAAAAAGGTTAAGTCTTATAAAAGCTACTAAATTGGACAAGTACCAATTATATTTTGCATTTGCTTTTAAGGCTTTTAGGATGAGTATAGTAATAAGAGCCGTCCATATTTGTATCATTACGGCATTTTCAGAAGTTCCTATAAACGATTTAATATGTAGCTGTTGTTTGATGTCTCTAAAGAATATCTCAATATCCCATCTAGCTTTGTAGAGTTGGCTAATTGTGTTTGCTGTCCAAGACATTTGGTTGGTAATAAGTTCTATTTCCTGGTTATTTTTATCGTCCCATACAGCTATTCTACGTAGCTTCTTTGGGTATTTTGTTTTTGATTTAGCCCCTGTTAGCTCAATGATTTCATCTTTTAAAACATGATGATGTCTATTTTCTGGCAATTCTTTTTCTTTAATACTCTTAAATTGGATGTTTTCTTTGTGCCTAATTACAAAAAACACTTGGTTGCTGTCCCAAACGTTAAGTAACGAAAAATCATTATAAAATCGATCTGCGACAATAACCGAACGGCTAATCAAAGGAATATCGTAAGCTCCTTTATTATCTGCTGTTTTACCATCGCTAATATTTACATAGTGCGGTAAATTACCATCATAATCAAGCAAGGTGTGCATTTTTACAGCTCCTTTGTGGGTTTTGTATTTTGCCCAATCAAAGAGACTTAAACATAGACTTATCGTTGTAGAATCTAATAGAAATATCTTGGATTTAATTTTGAATTTAACACGTTTTAAGTGAGGGTGCTGTCCAAAACTTTTTAAAAGAACATAGTAGTAATCTCGATAAAGCGTCCAGTCTCGATGTTTGTTTTGATAGCTTATCGTTGATTTAGAAGGTGCTTTCTGTATGCCTAAATGATTAAGGTTTCCTGTGGCAGAGCGAAGTCCATTACTTATATCTCGGACGGATTGACTTTTTGCAAATTGACAAAACAACATGGAGACTAAATGTGTCCAACTATTAAATCCTTTTTGATGTTTATCTGTTCCCTTGGCTTTTACAAGTTTAGAAAAACTAGAACGGTCTAATTTGGAGATTATCTGAGAGAACAATGTTATATTTGTCATGGAGAAAGGTTGTTTTTTGTTGTGCAACTCAAAAATAATATTTTGAGATACAAAATCCCTTTCTCTTTTTAAGCGTTTTAGACGCTATTGCTAATTAATCATTAAGATAATTTGTGGGTTCTGATATACTATTCATGGCTAAGGATTTATTAGTGCTCAATCTATAATCTCTTTCGTAATTTAAACTTAAGTCCATAAATAGTTCCGAATGATTCAATTTAGAATACTCATTGAAAAAGGACGGATTTTTGAACCAATTTTCATTTTTTATATATTAAGGAGCCAGTCTATCAATTTTCCAATGGTAATCGTCCTGCAATTTATAACGAATCCGATCGTGCAAACGGTTTGGGCGACCTTGCCAGAACTCTATTTCTACAGGTCTAACTAAATAACCACCCCAATGTTTTGGTCTATCAATTTCCTTACCCTCAAATTCAATTTCTAAGGTTTTGAGTTTGTTTTCTAAAACGTCTCTATTTTCAATAACTTCACTTTGGTTGGAGACCAAGGCACCTATTTGACTGCCACGGGGGCGAGACTCAAAATAACCATCGCTTAAATTTTCAGCAATTTTCTCAGCCTTACCTTTTATAATAATTTGGCGTTCTGCACCATGCCAAAAAAAAGATAAACACACATTTGAATTCATTGCTATAGCTTTACCTTTTTCACTGTTATAATTGGTGTAAAAAATAAAACCTTCATAGGTATATTTTTTTAAAAGAACTACTCTGTTTTTGGGGTAACCATCCAAGCCGATAGTTGACACGGTCATGGCATTGGTTTCATCTTCAATAAAAAAAGCATCGACCTCATGAAACCATTTTTGAAACAATTCCAATGGGTTTTCAGGGACTTCTGATAATAATAAAGCGCCCTTTTCGTACGACTTACGATATTTACTTAAATCCTTTTCCATAAGTTACAAAATAACAAAAAATTATACTTTTTTAACACAAATATCTTAGCAAACAATTTAAATTTGCAGTTTCTAAGAAACTATAATGAAATTTGAAAATTCCCCTCTAAGTAAAATACATAGTTTTTATAAACTTGAATTACCCTTTGGTAATTTTTATCTGTGTGAAAAATTTATTATTTCAGAAATACATGAAGGTGTTCATTTTGACTGGAATAAAATCATGCTTGCAACAAAAGATATTATAGGATACTACGGTGGTGATGCCAAAGTAGCTTATATTTCTAATCGTGTAAACTCCTATTCTACAGACCCTCAAGACTGGGCGAATGTCACCGAAAATACAACTCAGATTACGGCTACTGCCATAGTTTCTTATAGCTCAATGTCAGAATTGAATGCTAGTTTAGAGAAACACTTTGCTAAGTTAGATATGGAAACCTGCAATTCATTGGAGGAAGCCATTACTTGGGTGATGAATTTAAAGGTTACCGATTAAAACTCGAAGGTTTTTCCGTCTTTAGCGAGCTGAACATTTTTAAAGATTTCCTTGGCTTCTTTTTTAAACACTTGAATGTTGTCATACCGTGTTGAATAATGCCCTAAAATTAAAGTTCCAACATTAGCTTGTTTTGCTATCTGAGCGGCTTGTTTAGCTGTTGAATGCTTTGTTTTTGTGGCTAAGTTTTCATGTTGATCTAAAAATGTAGATTCATGATACAACACATCAGTATCTTTAATAATGGGAACTATATCCTCTTTATACATGGTATCACTACAAAAGGCATAACTTAAAGGTTTTGGGCCTGGGGTAGTCACTTTTTTATGGTCTATTAATGCACCATCTTCATTTTCCACATCAAAGCCCTGAACCAGCTTTCTGTAGTAAGCCACATTAATATTGGCTTCTTCGGCAGCATAAACATCTAATTTTCTATCCCCTTCTTTTTCCTTAAAGAGATAGCCATTAGTGTAAATTCTATGATTTAAAGGGATGGTATAAACTTCAACTTTATCATCTTCAAATACCAATTCCGACTTGCTAGACGATAATTCATGAAAATACAAGTTGTAATTGGTCCATGAATCGGCTAGTTTCAATTGAAGTGTTACAATTTCTTTAATGCCTTTAGGGCCATAAACATGTAAATCGGTTTCACGAGTTAGTAATCTGAACGT
This genomic interval from Tamlana carrageenivorans contains the following:
- the tsaE gene encoding tRNA (adenosine(37)-N6)-threonylcarbamoyltransferase complex ATPase subunit type 1 TsaE, whose product is MKITYELSEAEQVAKDIINQAKTKTILFYGDMGVGKTTLIKKIVEVLGSEDEVSSPTFSIVNEYNLKDGKLYHFDLYRLKSTEEAYDFGIEDYLDSGCWTLIEWPEKVDISLFDEYDEVRINLDTHNKRTLELI
- a CDS encoding IS4 family transposase; its protein translation is MNKSKNFIGHPIIKQVLNFILPKDVHRTAKKHNSDRYTKKFTTYEHLATMVFTVISGCSSLREVSSIMLACEGKINHLGLTDFPKRSTLSDANRRRSSEVFADIYHLLYKRYHRFLSDSRPLEPAVKNLKIVDSSTIPLFSDILKGVGRNPLNGKKKGGIKMHTMINAMEDVPCLIKFSSAATHDHTFLKDLELKKGSYVVFDKGYVDYEQYQKWTLEDVYFVTRQKDNARYTSLEEFDISNKVDDAVLKDEKIGLTDKNGNAFSLRRIAFWHEKHQKVYEFITNNYDLDADKIADIYKNRWQIETMFKRLKQNFPLKYFLGDNQNAIEIQIWVSLIIQLIMLVIQRKTQRNWAYSNMMSVIRYHLMTYIDLFKFLKNPEANWEEITTKNIGQLSLFDP
- a CDS encoding alanine dehydrogenase, with the translated sequence MAKQLSPFTKQQLIPQEETLEIFRKKGELFIGIPKETAFQEKRICLTPDAVYALVSNGHRVLLESGAGNGANFSDRDYSEAGAEITKDTAKVFSCPMILKVEPPTLDQIKLINPQTILISALQLKTQTKKYFETLATKRITALAFEFIRDTDGSYPAVKSLSEIAGTASVLIAAELLSEPKNGNGLMFGNISGVPPLEVVILGAGTVGEFAARSALGLGAGVKVFDNSITKLRRIQTHLGRPIFTSTIQPKNLAKALKRCDVLIGAVRGLNRAPIVVTETMVESMKKGAIIIDVSIDMGGCIDTSEVTSHKQPTFLKHDVVHYCVPNIPARYPRTASVSISNIFTPYLLKIAEDGGIENSLRLDRGLKNGLYFYHGILTSKSVGEWYDLKYSDINLLIF
- a CDS encoding DUF4258 domain-containing protein, which produces MKLIQRIGYYLGGFSLGLIILAFFLSGKKTSCSYGPDARVLKNINSKKIIYSPEVKQSINDKDTDSSEISTILKKGDINFSNSNARQKPCGVYSIEGEHNNRNILLTVENCDSIATIKSFKLNS
- a CDS encoding sugar transferase; this translates as MIKRCFDFVFALIGLVLLLPFFLIIIIVIKFDSRGPVFFIQKRVGKDNEDFDIYKFRTMRVKSDNKGLLTIGNHDSRITKAGYILRRYKIDELPQLINIIKGDMSFVGPRPELRHYVNYYTEDDMKIFQVRPGITGLASLKYRNEVELLKKAEDPEKFFIETIIPDKLKYNKKYIEKRNIFFDLKLIGLTIIKVIAK
- a CDS encoding SDR family NAD(P)-dependent oxidoreductase, which translates into the protein MKPSTVKTIDDLLKDSGLFSFVKRTTKPHECFDFSNEIILITGAAGTIGSELTKQLISSKYQKLILIDFAESPLYSLIKDLEFENTTNIVFKLLDITDKAALESIFSFIVVR
- a CDS encoding IS4 family transposase: MNKSKNFIGHPIIKQVLNFILPKDVHRTAKKHNSDRYTKKFTTYEHLATMVFTVISGCSSLREVSSIMLACEGKINHLGLTDFPKRSTLSDANRRRSSEVFADIYHLLYKRYHRFLSDSRPLEPAVKNLKIVDSSTIPLFSDILKGVGRNPLNGKKKGGIKMHTMINAMEDVPCLIKFSSAATHDHTFLKDLELKKGSYVVFDKGYVDYEQYQKWTLEDVYFVTRQKDNARYTSLEEFDISNKVDDAVLKDEKIGLTDKNGNAFSLRRIAFWHEKHQKVYEFITNNYDLDADKIADIYKNRWQIETMFKRLKQNFPLKYFLGDNQNAIEIQIWVSLIIQLIMLVIQRKAQRNWAYSNMMSVIRYHLMTYIDLFKFLKNPEANWEEITTKNIGQLSLFDP
- a CDS encoding polysaccharide biosynthesis protein; this encodes MISKQKACHLILKFSARNQPSGNTFTFNMGDPIKIKHIVERLLFNYNKVPDTSKIKVTKLRGGEKLAEDLVSDSEQHLSTNIQDVYFVEADKNRKTCIKINFKKLESISPNDPPDYIKSVLLSYL
- the aroB gene encoding 3-dehydroquinate synthase, producing the protein MNSIAANDSLIHFNDTCYSSLNEYLAEKHFSKIFILVDENTHQYCLPLFLEKLQTEVTIEIIEIESGEVNKNIDTCVGVWNTLSELDADRKSLMINIGGGVITDLGGFVACTFKRGIAYVNVPTTLLSMVDASVGGKTGVDLGALKNQIGVISNADLVLIDTKYLDTLPKNEMRSGLAEMLKHGLITGESYWSNFEDLSKLSLKDLDRLIYESVEIKKNVVEIDPFENGLRKTLNYGHTLGHAIESYFLSSPNKTTLLHGEAVVIGMILACYISTQLTGFPKEKTDAIKSLLTGYYGKVDINEQEYAPIIELLKYDKKNTHGNINFVLLEDIGKTKIDCLVEEQMIIDAFNFYAS
- a CDS encoding IS4 family transposase is translated as MTNITLFSQIISKLDRSSFSKLVKAKGTDKHQKGFNSWTHLVSMLFCQFAKSQSVRDISNGLRSATGNLNHLGIQKAPSKSTISYQNKHRDWTLYRDYYYVLLKSFGQHPHLKRVKFKIKSKIFLLDSTTISLCLSLFDWAKYKTHKGAVKMHTLLDYDGNLPHYVNISDGKTADNKGAYDIPLISRSVIVADRFYNDFSLLNVWDSNQVFFVIRHKENIQFKSIKEKELPENRHHHVLKDEIIELTGAKSKTKYPKKLRRIAVWDDKNNQEIELITNQMSWTANTISQLYKARWDIEIFFRDIKQQLHIKSFIGTSENAVMIQIWTALITILILKALKANAKYNWYLSNLVAFIRLNLFVKVDLQKWIDSPFNEQPPPKQNYTQGVLF
- the pdxH gene encoding pyridoxamine 5'-phosphate oxidase; translated protein: MEKDLSKYRKSYEKGALLLSEVPENPLELFQKWFHEVDAFFIEDETNAMTVSTIGLDGYPKNRVVLLKKYTYEGFIFYTNYNSEKGKAIAMNSNVCLSFFWHGAERQIIIKGKAEKIAENLSDGYFESRPRGSQIGALVSNQSEVIENRDVLENKLKTLEIEFEGKEIDRPKHWGGYLVRPVEIEFWQGRPNRLHDRIRYKLQDDYHWKIDRLAP
- a CDS encoding ribonuclease Z, which codes for MKLSILGCYSATPRTLNNTTSQVLEINNHMFLIDCGEGTQVQLRKHKVKFNRIKHIFISHLHGDHFFGLVGLISTFRLLTRETDLHVYGPKGIKEIVTLQLKLADSWTNYNLYFHELSSSKSELVFEDDKVEVYTIPLNHRIYTNGYLFKEKEGDRKLDVYAAEEANINVAYYRKLVQGFDVENEDGALIDHKKVTTPGPKPLSYAFCSDTMYKEDIVPIIKDTDVLYHESTFLDQHENLATKTKHSTAKQAAQIAKQANVGTLILGHYSTRYDNIQVFKKEAKEIFKNVQLAKDGKTFEF